In the Takifugu flavidus isolate HTHZ2018 chromosome 11, ASM371156v2, whole genome shotgun sequence genome, one interval contains:
- the ppifa gene encoding peptidylprolyl isomerase Fa: MFQIKNRIRYSSPGIATARLFSVGSTENPTVFLDVEADDEPLGRIIIELNADVVPKTAENFRALCTGQYGFGYKGSVFHRVIPEFMCQGGDFTHHNGTGGKSIYGKTFRDENFKLKHTGAGTLSMANSGPNTNGSQFFICTTKTEWLDDKHVVFGKVKEGMDVVAKMESFGLHDGGVIKKIVIADCGEIK, encoded by the exons ATGTTCCAGATTAAAAACCGCATTAGATACAGCTCGCCGGGTATCGCCACTGCGAGGCTGTTTTCTGTTGGTTCTACCGAGAATCCCACCGTATTTCTGGATGTTGAAGCCGACGATGAGCCGCTCGGGAGGATTATTATTGAG CTTAATGCAGATGTAGTTCCAAAGACTGCAG AAAACTTCCGAGCACTTTGCACTGGACAGTATGGCTTTGGATACAAGGGTTCTGTGTTTCACAGGGTCATCCCTGAGTTCATGTGTCAG gGAGGGGATTTTACCCACCACAACGGCACCGGGGGGAAATCTATCTATGGGAAAACATTTAGGGATGAGaactttaaattaaaacacacgGGTGCAG GAACCCTTTCGATGGCAAACTCGGGGCCAAACACCAACGGCTCCCAGTTCTTCATCTGCACGACTAAAACTGAATG GCTCGACGACAAACACGTGGTGTTCGGGAAGGTGAAGGAAGGAATGGACGTGGTCGCAAAGATGGAGTCTTTTGGTTTACACGATGGGGGCGTGATCAAGAAAATAGTCATTGCTGATTGTGGGGAGATCAAATGA